One window of Deltaproteobacteria bacterium genomic DNA carries:
- a CDS encoding alpha/beta hydrolase yields MFEGFERLSVETTGAVINLVRAGNGPPLLLLHGYPQTLAMWHLVAPRLAEHFTVVAADLRGYGASSKPEGGADHAGYSKRAMAQDQVEMMQRLGFDQFFLAGHDRGGRVGHRMALDHPERVKKLAVLDIVPTRTMFAQVNQYLATVYYHWFFLIQPFDLPERMIGADPEFFLRNFFSRLGAGALAPDAVAEYVRAFRDPAVIHASCEDYRAAASIDLEHDSADLAAKVGCPMLALWGAKGRIAQMFDVLTTWRERATDLRGRALPCGHYVPEEAPEETLHELLAFFRS; encoded by the coding sequence GTGTTCGAGGGCTTCGAAAGGTTGAGCGTCGAGACGACTGGGGCCGTGATCAACCTCGTCCGCGCCGGCAACGGCCCCCCGCTTTTGCTCCTGCACGGCTACCCGCAGACCCTCGCGATGTGGCACCTCGTCGCACCGCGGCTCGCCGAGCACTTCACCGTGGTGGCCGCCGACCTCCGGGGATACGGCGCGAGCAGCAAACCCGAGGGCGGCGCGGACCACGCCGGCTACTCGAAGCGCGCCATGGCGCAGGACCAGGTCGAGATGATGCAGCGCCTGGGTTTCGATCAATTCTTCCTCGCCGGCCACGACCGCGGCGGCCGCGTCGGCCATCGCATGGCGCTCGACCATCCAGAGCGCGTGAAAAAGCTGGCGGTCCTCGACATCGTGCCGACGAGGACCATGTTCGCGCAGGTCAACCAGTATCTCGCGACCGTGTACTACCACTGGTTCTTCCTCATCCAGCCCTTCGACCTGCCCGAGCGGATGATCGGCGCGGATCCGGAGTTCTTCCTGCGCAACTTCTTCTCGCGCCTCGGCGCGGGCGCGCTCGCACCCGATGCGGTCGCCGAGTACGTGCGGGCCTTCCGCGATCCGGCGGTGATTCACGCGAGCTGCGAGGATTATCGCGCAGCGGCGAGCATCGATCTGGAGCACGACTCGGCTGACTTGGCGGCGAAGGTGGGGTGCCCGATGCTGGCGCTTTGGGGCGCGAAGGGCCGCATCGCGCAAATGTTCGACGTCTTGACCACCTGGCGCGAGCGCGCGACCGACCTCCGCGGCCGCGCGCTACCGTGCGGGCATTACGTGCCGGAAGAGGCTCCGGAG